In Desulfosudis oleivorans Hxd3, the DNA window GCAGAATAAAATCCAGCCCCTCCATCAGGTAGTCGGCCTCGGCCTTTGTGAGTACCGGCTCGGTGTTCAGGTCATGGTCGTGGTCCACGTCCGTGGTGCCCAGAAAAGCGGTGCCTTCCCAGGGAAAGATAAACACCGGCCTTTTATCAGCCGGGTGCATGAAGCTCACCACCCGGTCCAGCGGAAACACAGACGCCGGAAAAATCAGGTGGCTGCCGCGCAACGGCCGAATATGAACACCGGACTCGGGCACCCGGCCCAGCTTCTCGGCCCAGGCCCCGGTGGCGTTGATCACCACCTTTGTGTCAAACCCGGCCGTGGCCCCGGTTTCCGTGTCTTGGGCCGTGATCGCGGCGACCCTGCCACGGCTGTCCCGTCCCACGGCCTGAACTTTCGTATAGTTTAACGCCGTGCCGCCGTTGGCAACGCCTTCCTGGATCAGGCGCAGCACCAGCCGGGCGTCGTCCACCTGTGCGTCCTTGAAATAAAAGCCGCCGGTAAGGTTTTGGGTCCGCAGCCCCGGCACCAGGTCCGCCATCTGTCCGGCACTGTAACTGATATACTGTTTTTCAAGGGCCATGAGGCTGTAGACGGAAAGTCCCAGGCCCATGACAAGCCGGGACGGCCCGCCGTCTGAATAGACCGGCATCATGAAACCCAGGGGATCCACCAGGCCCGGCACCTCGGCCAGCAGCCGCTGGCGCTCCTTTACCGACGCCCGGGTCAGCAGCACCTTGCCTTCCTTCAAATAGCGCAGGCCGCCATGGACCATCTTGGAGGATCGGCTGGAGGTACCCCAGGCAAAATCGTTCTGCTCCAGCAGCAGGGTTCGCAGGCCCATGCGCACCGCCTCCCGGAACACGGCGGCGCCGGTGATGCCCCCGCCGATAACGACCAGGTCCCAGGAACGGGCCACGCTATCCACCGTGGCCGGGGTATTCGACATTACGTGTGTTGACATGCTTTCCATATCTCGATGCTCTCCTCCATGGCCTGCCGGACAACGGGCGCCACCTTTTTTTTGCGACCAATGGCGTTTGACAGACTTTTATAATACCGCCGGGAAGCGTCCCGGCCCTTTTTCTCGGTAAAGTAATGGCCGCCCAGCGCGGCAAACACCGGCTCAAAATCATTTAAAAACAGCGGATAGATCAGATTGTGGCTGGCACGGGCCATTCGCATCTGAAGGTCCCAGTCATATTCAGCAAAGGCGGCGGGATCTTCGTTCAGGGTGTCGGCGGTTTCGAGCAGGGACAAAAAGAGCTCCGGATGAGCGGGCACGGCCTTTTCCGCGCAGGCCGGCAGAAAGACGGCCCGGGCCTCCAGCAGATGGACGACGCACTCGGGCGGCAGAAATTCGGGAAAGTCCGCCATGGTTTTGAGCATGGCCATGCCCCCGGCCTGCCAGTAGTCATTGACCACCGTGGGTTTGCCGTGGCTGATGGTGATCCAGCGGTCCCGGGCCAGGCGTTGCAGGGTTTCCCGAAGGGTCTGGCGGGTGATGCCCAGCCGGGCGGCCAGGTCCCGTTCGGCGGGAAGCAAGGTCCCCGGCGGCCAGGTCCCGTCCAGGATGGATGCGACAATATGGTGTTCGGCGTGCTGCGCCGGTTTAATCAGGGGTGTTTGTGAAAAATTCATGCTGCCTCCAGTCTGGTAAGAGGTCATACCAGTTGAGCGCAATAATGTCAAGTTTAAAATAGCCGGAACCTGTTTTTGCCCGCTTCGGCGACATCAATAAGGCCCGGCCATGCTTGACAATCATTCATCCATGTAGTATTTCCGGTCTATTAAGAAAAGGCAGGCAAATGTGGACGGGCAACCCTGCGCACCGCCTTAAGGCGATTTTCAGGGGCTTGCCCTTTTTCATGACCAGACAGCAGTGGGCTGTAACACCACACCGGGAGAGAACATGAAAAAAATCGGCATTATCGGTGGTTCAGGGCTGGAAGACCCGGATATTCTGCAGAACGCAAAAGACCTTGAGGTGATCACCCCTTACGGCGAGCCCACCTCTCCGCTGGTGTGCGGCGCCATTGACGGCGTGGAGGTGATGCTGATCTCCCGCCACGGCCGGCGCCACCAGTTCTCCCCCTCCGAGGTCAACTACCGGGCCAACATTCATGCCTTAAAAGACCAGGGCGCCACCCATATTCTGGCCACCACGGCCTGCGGCAGCTTAAAAGAAAAAATTCATCCGGGCGATTTTGTGATTCTGGACCAGTTCATCGATTTTGCCAAAATGCGGAAAAACACCTTTTTTGACTCTTTTGAACACCTGGACTTGAGCGCCCACTCCCCCATGGCCGACCCCTTTGATAAACATCTGCGCGACCTGCTGATTCAAAGCGGCAGGGAACTGGGCCTGCCCATTCATGAAACCGGTACCGTTGTCACCATCGAAGGTCCCCGCTTTTCCACCCGGGCCGAATCCAGAATGTTCCAGGCCTGGGGCGCGGACGTGA includes these proteins:
- a CDS encoding glycerol-3-phosphate dehydrogenase/oxidase, which codes for MSTHVMSNTPATVDSVARSWDLVVIGGGITGAAVFREAVRMGLRTLLLEQNDFAWGTSSRSSKMVHGGLRYLKEGKVLLTRASVKERQRLLAEVPGLVDPLGFMMPVYSDGGPSRLVMGLGLSVYSLMALEKQYISYSAGQMADLVPGLRTQNLTGGFYFKDAQVDDARLVLRLIQEGVANGGTALNYTKVQAVGRDSRGRVAAITAQDTETGATAGFDTKVVINATGAWAEKLGRVPESGVHIRPLRGSHLIFPASVFPLDRVVSFMHPADKRPVFIFPWEGTAFLGTTDVDHDHDLNTEPVLTKAEADYLMEGLDFILPGLKISVSSCIASMAGVRPVLSHGRAAASAESREHAVWDEKGLVTVTGGKLTTFRLLANDALKAARDYLPAKNLPSKSEPVFDAPKNRSSKMAPLNKTVQTRLYGRYGNQANTLVETCGPDLLAPVFSTETLWAEIDFAARHGQVRHLSDLLLRRVRVGILLADGGAACFERLEPICKSALGWNQEQWESEKAAYVKLWREAYAPPSVLFAK
- the fadR gene encoding fatty acid metabolism transcriptional regulator FadR translates to MNFSQTPLIKPAQHAEHHIVASILDGTWPPGTLLPAERDLAARLGITRQTLRETLQRLARDRWITISHGKPTVVNDYWQAGGMAMLKTMADFPEFLPPECVVHLLEARAVFLPACAEKAVPAHPELFLSLLETADTLNEDPAAFAEYDWDLQMRMARASHNLIYPLFLNDFEPVFAALGGHYFTEKKGRDASRRYYKSLSNAIGRKKKVAPVVRQAMEESIEIWKACQHT
- the mtnP gene encoding S-methyl-5'-thioadenosine phosphorylase — its product is MKKIGIIGGSGLEDPDILQNAKDLEVITPYGEPTSPLVCGAIDGVEVMLISRHGRRHQFSPSEVNYRANIHALKDQGATHILATTACGSLKEKIHPGDFVILDQFIDFAKMRKNTFFDSFEHLDLSAHSPMADPFDKHLRDLLIQSGRELGLPIHETGTVVTIEGPRFSTRAESRMFQAWGADVINMSVATEAALANEAQVPYAAVAMSTDYDCWRDEEETVSWEAIMEVFHSNAEHVKQLLITAVSKI